From one Balaenoptera acutorostrata chromosome 6, mBalAcu1.1, whole genome shotgun sequence genomic stretch:
- the LOC130708426 gene encoding interferon omega-1-like, with amino-acid sequence MAFVLSLLTALVVFSYGPGGSLGCDLSQNHVQISRRNFMLLGQMRRISPSFCLKDRKDFGFPQDTVDGSQLPKAQATSVLHEMLQQIFRLFHTERSSAAWDTSLLDKLHAGLHQQLEDLDACLVQVMGDEETALGVTGPTLAVKRYFQGIHLYLKEKKYSDCAWEIVRVEIMRSLSSSTTLQERIRIMDRDLGSP; translated from the coding sequence ATGGCCTTCGTGCTCTCTCTACTGACCGCCCTGGTGGTGTTCAGCTACGGCCCTGGTGGATCTCTGGGCTGCGACCTGTCTCAGAACCACGTGCAGATTAGCAGGAGGAACTTCATGCTTCTGGGCCAGATGAGGAGAATCTCGCCTAGCTTCTGTCTGAAGGATAGAAAAGACTTCGGTTTCCCCCAGGACACGGTGGATGGCAGCCAGCTCCCGAAGGCCCAGGCCACCTCTGTCCTCCACGAGATGCTCCAGCAGATCTTCCGCCTCTTCCACACAGAGCGCTCCTCTGCCGCCTGGGACACCTCCCTCCTGGACAAACTCCACGCTGGACTCCATCAGCAGCTGGAGGACCTGGACGCCTGCTTGGTGCAGGTGATGGGAGATGAAGAAACTGCCCTGGGAGTGACGGGCCCTACACTGGCCGTGAAGAGGTACTTCCAGGGAATCCATCTCTacctgaaagagaagaaatacagtGACTGTGCCTGGGAAATTGTCAGAGTGGAAATCATGAGATCCTTGTCTTCATCAACCACCTTGCAAGAAAGGATAAGAATTATGGATAGAGACCTGGGGTCACCTTGA